Below is a genomic region from Coleofasciculus sp. FACHB-1120.
ATTATTAAAGAAAGAAACAAATTAATTGCTTGGACTTCGGGTGAAGGCGCAGAGGTTGCGATCGCTAGTTCTATCTGCTGCTAGCGCTTGGCAATGATTGATAAGCGTCCAGTGCGTCTGAAGTAAAAGCGCGATCGCTCAATTGCTTGAACTCGCAAGATGGCAGTGAATCGCAATGTGCTTTCACCGTTTGTTGAGAGAAATTTGCCATGACTCTTAAAATAAAAGTTTTTTCTGACTACGTTTGTCCATACTGTTTTCTAGCCGAGTTCCCCCTAAAAGCAGCGATTCAGGACAAGGACGTTGAAGTTGAGTGGATACCCTTCGAGCTTCGACCTTATCCACAACCAACGCTGAAACCGGAAGACGATTATCTTCAAACGGTTTGGAAACAGTCAGTCTATCCGCTAGCGAGAAAAATGGGTGTTGAGATCAAACTGCCAAGTATCTCGCCGCAACCACATACGCATCTAGCGTTCGAGGGTTATCAGTACGCTAGAGAACATGGTAAAGCTAACGAATACAATGACCGTCTTCTCCGGGCGTTTTTTCAAGAAGATCGGGACATTGGCAATATCGAGATTTTGACGCAGTTAGCGGGAGAAATTGGGTTGGATGGAAAAGAGTTTAGAGAATCTTTGGAAACCCGAAGGTATAAAACAGCTCATCAGCAAGCATTAGAACAGACTCGCAAAGAAATCGGTATTACCTCAGTCCCGACATTTATGATTGGCGATCGCATTTTGCCGGGTTTGTTAAGTCAAGAAAGCTTGGAACGGGCGATTAATCAGGCAGTGGAGGGCGAGCTTAGCCAAAAATAGCGCCAAAGCACAGCGCTAAAGCAAGATGCATCGAACATCGTAGCAGTGATTTGTCTGTAGCAGCAATTTGTCTAAGGCAAGGCTAAACCACTGCAAGAAAGGACGACTCTAGTAAATTACAGGAGATACAATATGGCAATTCTTTCAGGACGAGCTTGGATTACGGGTGCGAGTAGTGGCATTGGCGCAGCGACAGCCAGAATATTGGCTCAGAACGGAGCGAAAGTCGTTTTGTCGGCACGCCGCACCGAGCAACTCGAACAGCTTTCCCAGGAAATTGAACGTGCAGGTGGTCAGGCGATTATCAAACCCTTGGACGTAACCGACCGGGAAGCTGTGGCACAGGTGGGGGAGGAACTTGAAACAATGGGTGGCGTGGACATCCTAATCAATAATGCTGGTTTAATGCCTCTGGCACCGATGCTGGAAGGGCGCGTGGATGAGTGGGAGCGGATGATTGATGTGAACCTGAAGGGACTCCTGTACACCATTCATGCTGTCCTTCCTGGCATGGCTAAGCGCAAGCACGGTCATATTGTAAATCTGGGATCGGTGGCTGGACGCTTTGCTTTTAAAGGGGGGGCTGTCTATTGCGGAACTAAATTTGCGGTACGCGCTATCTCAGATTGTTTGCGCCAGGAAGCAATTGAATATGGCGTGCGGGTGACGGACATTGAACCGGGCGCAGTGGCGACTGAACTTGCCGATTCAATCAAGCATGAGGCAACCAAAGAAGCTGTGACCGGACAAGGCGGTTTTTATGCTCCGGGTGCGGATATCCTGCAAGCAGAAGATATTGCTAACGCGATTCTTTACGTGGTGAGCCAACCTGAACACGTCAACATCGGTGAGTTGTTGATTCGTCCACGGATTCAGGAACTCTAACGAATTTAACCGGAAGGATCGGCGTAGAGCAGCGCCAGGTCGAGGTCCTTGGTCAAGGAACTTTCGCACTCGTTCCCTATCTGAGATAGGGAACGAGACACAAATACAGATATCGATTTTATTGCGCGGCAAAGTCAGGACGGCGATCGCTCCAAAGTTTTGCAGCTTCTAGTTGTGCGGCGAGGGCAATCAACGTGGTTTCGTCGGCAGGGCGTCCCACCAACTGCACGCCGATTGGCAACCCGTTGGCGTCAAAACCAGTCGGAAGTGAGATTGCAGGCTGTCCGGTGGCATTGAATGGGGGACACGGAGCGATCCACTGAATGATTTTCTGCAATTTTTCCTCCGGATTCAGGTGCGCCCACTCCCCAACCCGAATTGGCTGATGCATATAAGTTGGCACTACCAAAACGTCATAGTTGTCAAAAAAGGCAACAATGCGCCGCGCCATAATTTGCATCTGAGCAACCGCTTGCAGATATTCACCCGCAGAACCGGATTGCTCTAGCATCCAGCGATTCATCGGTTCCAAGTAGTCGCCGGGAATCCCCGTCGCTGCCACACCAGCTTGCCAAACTTTGGAAAAAGGTTTGATCAAATCGG
It encodes:
- a CDS encoding DsbA family oxidoreductase; the protein is MTLKIKVFSDYVCPYCFLAEFPLKAAIQDKDVEVEWIPFELRPYPQPTLKPEDDYLQTVWKQSVYPLARKMGVEIKLPSISPQPHTHLAFEGYQYAREHGKANEYNDRLLRAFFQEDRDIGNIEILTQLAGEIGLDGKEFRESLETRRYKTAHQQALEQTRKEIGITSVPTFMIGDRILPGLLSQESLERAINQAVEGELSQK
- a CDS encoding SDR family oxidoreductase — encoded protein: MAILSGRAWITGASSGIGAATARILAQNGAKVVLSARRTEQLEQLSQEIERAGGQAIIKPLDVTDREAVAQVGEELETMGGVDILINNAGLMPLAPMLEGRVDEWERMIDVNLKGLLYTIHAVLPGMAKRKHGHIVNLGSVAGRFAFKGGAVYCGTKFAVRAISDCLRQEAIEYGVRVTDIEPGAVATELADSIKHEATKEAVTGQGGFYAPGADILQAEDIANAILYVVSQPEHVNIGELLIRPRIQEL